Sequence from the Diorhabda carinulata isolate Delta chromosome 5, icDioCari1.1, whole genome shotgun sequence genome:
GCAAGAGGAAATAAATCTGGATATTTAGTTGGAGGTTCTAATAACaaacttataataaataatatcaaacagCCGATTAAAGAAAACACCATAACACAAtggaaaattagtatttttaaagcatctgaattttttctaatttgttgtAACGACGCTTTTATTATTCCAATTTGCGTCgcttttttatattctatattcaACAACGAATGAAGGAGGCTTCGATAATATTCTTTCAAACCGTcttgattatttaaataatttctataacaATGTTCAATAGAAACTCGAAACGTAACGCCATAGAACAACATTAAAGCCATAAAGGCAACAGTTAAACCGTCTTTCAACAGTAAAGGCGTCATACTAAAAACAGACAAACAAAGAAACCAAAAACATGTGAATGGATCATAAGGAAAGTACAATAAAACAGGTACAGCAAccaataatatacttttttcatgtacttgaaaactaaacaaaaaaaacgcCAACGACGAATTAATTTGACTCAagataaactttttcaaattcgGTCTCAAAAACAAATCCACTGAGCTCGGTAATAGAGCGTAAAACGTCGTAAAAAGACAGATCCTCATCATCTGATAATCATCGaaggtttttttaaatttaaaaacgaCGTTTAAGGCACACCAAACGTTAGAAACTTTGTCTTCGAAAACTCCCCTAGCGAAAGGAAACTGTCTATGCACAACTtgaataaaatcatcaaaatcatataaaaacgGTAACCAAATCACACAGAAAGTAATTATAACAACCGCGCTTAttttaaataacctcaaaaaacccCAAACTGATTTCTGACCGGGTTTAGGCACACAGGAacttaataaatacaaaaagaacGGTAACGAATGATAAAGTTCCATTTGTTTGTAATTCAAAgcgaaacaaaataaaatcgaagCTAAAACATcgtactttttcaataaaaacgtTATAGATAATATCGCGAAACCTAAAGACACgcaattatattgaaaatgtcCGTGATCTACGATTATAATTCCGGGATATAACAAACCTAAGATAGTACAAAATGAACTACTCATTTTAATATTGTTCTGATTCttccatttctttttcttcGCTCCGGATTCGTGGATCTCTTTTACTCCAATACACGTTTGGTAATATATTATCAACGCTggtatatacaaaaatatatcacaaaCCATCACTGTATAtctcataaataatttatgagaTTCACTTTCATAACCTCGGGAGTCGTGTAATTTTGTGTAATTATCGTTTAGATACTGAGCTATTTTTCCACATATGTACATATGATATGCGGTTAGGGGTGGATAATCCAATCCCCAATAATTCAAATCGTTATCACTAGTATTGTGGTACCATTGATTTATTGGTAAATTTGTTGTGATTTCCATCCAATGTCGTTGCGCTTCGTAATCTCCATACATTGGTGGTGAGGCTTCTCCGGAATACGAGTGTAAATTTGTACAAGCTcgcaataaaattgataataacgTTCCGAACACTATTAACAAAGTTTCAGCTGTTATCCTAAGGTacattttcgatattttttagtaataattatggACGGCTTTCTTAACTGTGGCTTCACGTAcgaattatttcatattttatcaacttttttaaatCTACATTATAAAATGATGTGGCATCATATCGCGAAAATCGATAATGAGGTTATGTACTAAATTGacagttttgagaaaaaaattattttggatattTCACTTACCACGTAAGAAGCGTTCAATTCtttcaaaagtttattttttaaatattcttctgTATACGTCATAACGTAACAGTAAattgtaaattcaaaattaataaataactgttAAACATACATCACTTTATATAAACGTTAAACATAGGAAATAGTTCCtatatataatagaataatttcaaCCATAGAATATTCGATTCAACTATTATTTCtatgattatatatttctcaGTCATTTTAGTTAGTATATTATAGTCCTGTATAAAACTATTCGCTATTATTGTATAGAAacattatatttctatatttcctatatattttcaatatttataatgtttctAGTTCACAGGTGCGTTAGCCCAGAGTAATTCGAATCATATCATTATCATAAAAGTTTATTGCAATAAAAACTTGTAACACGATTTAATCCATTGAtaccaaaaaacaattttacgaaaatctaacttgaaaattattaaataattgtttaacaCATATCACTTTACATAGGAGGGGATAACTAGAGGAATATATTCCATCATCTGCGCATGCATTTTCTTGCTACAAAGGTCCGGTCGGAGACATCGGTCAacttttaatatgaatttatacGAGAGGCTACTTATAAGATCCTAAATTGTGCGTTATGCTTTCCATTATAGGTGTATTAGgacaaataaatgtatatgtTGAGATTTCAAGAGGTAGTtggtttaaattattttaaaaccaTCGCTTCCAAAACAAAGTCagtttatttgaaagaaaaattttaatataaatatcgatGTAAATATAGGTATAAACAAAATGCTTCTATACCTACATCAAagtaaaaattaacaatattgatGATCATTTTCTGCAGTGTTTGACTTGGCTAGATCTGAGTTAACAAATTCttctaatattttaaagtcCTCCTTAGAAGCTTTCGAATATGTAGTCTTCTTTTAGTCACCTTTCTTCTTAGTTGAATGGAACGACTTCTGTTTTATGACATTTGTATTAGCTGgttgtttcatattttcctCCTTTaccacaaatttattttgattttcatcgTCTACAGAGCATAAAGCCAGGTATGTTTTAGTATGCTGTAACCAGAGATCTAGTTGTTCATCGCTAAAATTTTGACAATCGAGCATTTGCagcatatcaaaaatattactttttattttttccttaatgCTTTCTTTCTTAACAAACAACTGTGATTTCAAATCCTGTAATTCtttagtattttcattatatatgaTCCGCCTGGTGACCAGtggtatattattattattttgctgCTCACTGTTTATAACTACATAGTGGATATGCTTGCATATAGTTGTTCTTATGCAAAAATCAATGCAGCTACACTTGAATGGGTGtatacatatattaaaaaaggGCATTTTATTGAACAACAcacattattattttccaattgtTTAGTAACAATGTATTCATTactgtaatttttcaaagaccAATTGAATAAATCCTTTTGCATTAAATTGAACTTCGATGTAAGAGCAATTCTGTCTGGATAATGTGTTGTTTTTCAAGTTCGTTccctttttcaatattattaatctgTCCACAGATTTGTCTCGTATGTAAGACATTAACTGATGAATTGATTTATCCAATCTTTTCATCTTTTTCCCAGCTAAGTAATGATATTTAATGGTTATATGGAAGCTCTCCAAGTGCATGTTAGTGTTCAAACCGCAGCCACTTCTGTAGCAATAAGCCCACTGCTCAGATATtggtatataatatttttccaaataatcaccaaatttttttgtttcttgatCTTCAATGAGAGTCTGAGTGaatttgataacttttttttgaaatttcagtgTCTGATATGCGTTTCAGTATTTTATATACCCAAGATTTTTTctcagaattatttatttttgtgaggTTTGTCTGCCATGCTCTATCAACATGCCAGGAGCAAAATAGTCTATATTTTGGTGGTCCCA
This genomic interval carries:
- the LOC130894397 gene encoding dolichyl pyrophosphate Man9GlcNAc2 alpha-1,3-glucosyltransferase, producing the protein MYLRITAETLLIVFGTLLSILLRACTNLHSYSGEASPPMYGDYEAQRHWMEITTNLPINQWYHNTSDNDLNYWGLDYPPLTAYHMYICGKIAQYLNDNYTKLHDSRGYESESHKLFMRYTVMVCDIFLYIPALIIYYQTCIGVKEIHESGAKKKKWKNQNNIKMSSSFCTILGLLYPGIIIVDHGHFQYNCVSLGFAILSITFLLKKYDVLASILFCFALNYKQMELYHSLPFFLYLLSSCVPKPGQKSVWGFLRLFKISAVVIITFCVIWLPFLYDFDDFIQVVHRQFPFARGVFEDKVSNVWCALNVVFKFKKTFDDYQMMRICLFTTFYALLPSSVDLFLRPNLKKFILSQINSSLAFFLFSFQVHEKSILLVAVPVLLYFPYDPFTCFWFLCLSVFSMTPLLLKDGLTVAFMALMLFYGVTFRVSIEHCYRNYLNNQDGLKEYYRSLLHSLLNIEYKKATQIGIIKASLQQIRKNSDALKILIFHCVMVFSLIGCLILFIISLLLEPPTKYPDLFPLAISVYSCIHFLGFFLYFNIKQLKIPQQFEDIRVKES